The following proteins come from a genomic window of Meles meles chromosome 1, mMelMel3.1 paternal haplotype, whole genome shotgun sequence:
- the PEX11B gene encoding peroxisomal membrane protein 11B: MDAWVRFSAQSQARERLCRAAQYACSLLGHALQKHGASPELQKQIRQLEGHLSLGRKLLRLGNSADALESAKRAVHLSDVVLRFCITVSHLNRALYFACDNVLWAGKSGLAPRVDQEKWAQRSFRYYLFSLIMNLSRDAYEIRLLMEQESSACNRRLKGSGGGVPGGIETTGPGSPGTPGGGLPQLALKLQLRVLLLARVLRGHPPLLLDVVRNACDLFIPLDKLGLWRCGPGIVGLCGLVSSILSILTLICPWLRLKP, translated from the exons ATGGACGCTTGGGTTCGCTTCAGTGCTCAGAGCCAGGCCCGGGAGCGGCTGTGTAG GGCCGCCCAGTATGCCTGCTCCCTTCTTGGCCATGCACTACAGAAACATGGGGCCAGTCCGGAGTTACAGAAGCAAATTCGACAACTGGAGGGTCACCTGAGCCTAGGAAGAAAGC TTCTACGTCTGGGTAACTCAGCGGATGCTCTTGAGTCAGCCAAACGAGCTGTGCACTTATCAGATGTTGTCCTGCGATTCTGCATCACTGTTAGTCACCTCAATCGAGCCTTGTACTTCGCCTGTGACAATGTCCTGTGGGCTGGAAAATCTGGACTAGCCCCTCGTGTGGATCAGGAGAAGTGGGCCCAGCGTTCATTCAG GTACTATCTGTTTTCCCTGATCATGAATTTGAGCCGTGATGCTTATGAGATTCGCCTACTGATGGAGCAAGAGTCTTCAGCTTGTAACCGGCGACTGAAGGGTTCTGGAGGAGGAGTCCCAGGAGGAATTGAAACTACAGGACCTGGGAGTCCAGGAACTCCAGGAGGAGGCTTGCCTCAGCTGGCTCTCAAGCTTCAGCTCCGAGTCCTGCTCTTGGCTCGGGTCCTTCGTGGTCATCCCCCACTTCTGCTGGATGTGGTCAGAAATGCCTGTGATCTTTTCATTCCACTGGACAAACTAGGCCTCTGGCGCTGTGGCCCTGGGATTGTGGGGCTTTGTGGCCTTGTGTCCTCCATCCTGTCTATTCTTACTCTAATCTGCCCTTGGCTACGACTCAAGCCCTGA